AATAAAGTTAGATCAGTGTGGAGAGCTTCCCATGGACCAAAGAGTAAGGATCATGCTCTGAATTCCTGTTTCCACGGTCAACTTCCAAAAGTtagcaaaaacaagaaaaaataaacaagacAATATTTTGAATATGTGACGGACGAAAAGAAAGTCAGAAGCCTTATGagtaaaaataaacagttagtACCCCTCATGCAACTGGGGATAGTGATCCAACTCCAGCCTTCTTCCATAACTTGATCCAAGCCATCATGGCATCAGCGGCACGAGAATACACCGGATTTAATGGTCCCAACTGCTTCTTCACTGCTGCAGCAATCTCAGCTACACAATCCTCAGCAGAAACTGCTTCCTTAGACAACATGACTGACTGAAAGAAAGGGACCACATCCTCCATCAGCTTCACCCCTTCCCACTCTTTCTTCAAGCTCTCCACAACATTACCCCTTTCGTTTCTCCATACATATGGAAGCCCAGTTTTGACACCGAACCCAATGTGGTCACATACCACTTTCACACACATTCCACACCATATGTCTTCCATCGTTTCCCACCTAAACTTCCCTTCTCCAGCCAACCTCAAGGCTGGCAACAAAGCAGGACCTAGCAATTCACGATCAAAACCTATGTTTATTCCGTTTATTGGCATCATCGTCCTTGCGGGAACAGTCAGAACAGCATCAACATATCGAGTATTCCTCTGCGAAGGCTTGAGGGCTTGTGTAGGCGCATCATAGTCAGGTAAATTAAGCACTGAACCACATGACATGGCACATTTCACCCCACTCCGTAAGCTAAATGGGTAACCACGAACAAAATCTACTCCCTTACAGAAAGGATCATAAAGTGTGTTAAAGAAAAAAGGTGTAGCTGGAGTTGCAAGATTGGTAAGATGCTGGTCCACAGCATCAACCAAGTCACCCTTGTTGTCCCTGGCAGGGATGCAGTCATCATCAATCGAGATAATGTACTTTTTCCGCGACATTATATAACCAAAGTAGCGGCAAGAATAACCAGAAAAGAGATTAGTATCATATAAAGAACCCACAACTTGTTTCATATCAGCTACCGTATAAACATCAAGATCAAAGCCACCTGATACTTTGAGCTCCTCATTGAGATCAGGATCTTTGACAATTATTAGATGAAACCGTGAGAATACAGGTCTCCACTTTTCCATGAAAGGTGTAAGATCAGAGTTGACGGCACCGATCACAATATCAACCTCATTATCATCAATGCTTACTGGAGACATTGTCAAAGATTTTTTGCGGGTTGGTTTGCAAGTGAGCTGAAGTAGCTGATGGCTGATAAATATCAAGGTTGGCTTGCTTGATCTCAATCAATATTAAAATTTCTCAGAGCATCCTGCAAAAATTTGAGTCAGATAATTTCTCTTCCAGATTCACTAAAGATAGATATTCTCAATAATGACTTACTGGTCGGAAGAACAGGGGTGATGACATGCTGGATATTAAGAGCCTCAACAAGAGAAAGGATTTCTTCTTTGTTCGTAGCAATAAATAGTTTCAAAATCTTCTCAGTCAACTTCCCAGCTCTCAGAGTTCTCTGCATTAGAGCAAATAACTCTATTACCAAGACAAAtagcaaaaatttaaatgcCCTAGAGGAAAATTCTGTGTGCAAATAGAATACATTaatgacatatatatacaacacatgtatatatacgaGAAAAGGTGCAAGAAGAATTAACAGCAATCATCTGGCAGCATATGAGTAAAGCACAAGCGCATGAAAAGCATATTTCATGAGGAAATGATGGTGGCTCCAGCACCTGGCCTTTTTTCATATTCTTAaagaaaatttagatttaagatACAAACTAGTTATACATGGAATCTACAAACAAGCTGGGGCTGTTCTTGCCAGTAGATCAGGTCATTGCAACAAAAACCAATGAGCCAAATGAGCCCCTCccactcaaaacaacaaaaacaaagaaggaaacatcAAGAGCAATGTCTATGTGGATACATGGATTCCCTCCCACTATTCCACTCATCAAGTCATGGCAATCATAGGGTGATCCTTTTACTGTACAAGAAAAGGAATAAAATATATACCTTTTGTCAGGATGCTGCAAGGACAGTGTTGCTGTCAATGAGGAAGTGCCATTAGTGTGATAAGGCAAACAAATGGACTGTTTTTTTTACTACATGTTTGAAAGGGAAGGTAGGGCAAAATGTAAGGGTGTGTTACTAGATACATTATTCCCTAGTTCATAAAGGCACTcccataccttccaacattacTAATTGCATAATGAATCTTATCTTGATGTCTCAACCAAGTTCACTTCAGCATTCGCTAATATCACTCTTATGCGGATAGTTTCTTTTTATGATTAGAATGTTTACCTGCCTTAGCTGTGCACCTAAGCTATCTTGATTGTTATTCTCATCTTCTCTTCAATTCAACATATGCTATACTTTTCTCATCATGCAGATTAATGCAATCCTCACTCAATCTCTTAGTTTTATCAAAATATGTACCTTAATATTCTCACTTTACTACATGCATTATGCTAACACATATTTATCAATTGACCAACAATTCTTACCATAAAGCATAACTAGTCTTATAACTACCCTACAAAGTTTCCTTTTTCAATCACATGGGTATAAATATCCCCTGGAGCATAACCTCTTTTTTTCATACTGTCATAATTCTATAGATCAAATCAACACCAATATCTTATCCTTGCAAAGGATTATGCCAAAGTAACAAAACCGTAAACTTCTTGGCAATTCTTGGCTTTAATAAGAGTACCCCTGTATTCCTAGTATTCTTTTCAATAAAGTTATAGTCCACATATTTATTGTCCCTCAATGTTCTAATTTAGCAATGGTTCCTTATTTTGGTACATCAAAACAATTTCATGTTTCTGCTCAGAAACAGACAGGACTTCAtgtcattttcaaaacaatGACCCAATTGCAGTACAAGAGTTAAGAGAACCAGAAAGACAGTAACTGCAAGATGAAAATCAAAGCTGTGATAATAAAGTTAACAACACATCAAGTTCTTCCACTAGATGGAAGCTTATAACTGCTTCAAGGACAATAGTGGTCCAATGCTTAAGTCCTTGCATAAACCAAAAGCTCTGTACCACGTATCACAAGTAGACAAACTGCTACATCACATATATGCTAAAACTTCGATCCCATTTTCATACGACATCATTGCGAATTTCTAAACCCATTTAGCAAATAGGATTCAActgaataagaaagtagatcaAGACTGCTGAGTTACTACACACTTAATTATGGTATCCATACAGTAAGAAATTGcacccaaaaaataatataatctgATTAGTTTTTTGGATGGAAATTAAATAGTCCAACTGTCGATGATGTATTTGAACCTTAAAATCCTCCACCATACACCAGTATATACTCAGCAATGTCTAATCCTGACAGCCCATTTCTAATAGAAAATTGTTAACAAAAAGCAAAgttatgtttttcatttttgcaCATCTACAACTACCCATGGACCCATTTTTTATGCATCTAAATCCTTTTCCATTTGTCTAGATGGACCTATTTGTGTTCCAACACGTCAGATCAAATATCATGAACAGATTATTCATGTTGTTGTGTGTTGTTTATGATGatacatgttttttttattattttttattaaactcTTTGGAAAGCAAGGATAAGATTGTGTACAAATATGACCACCTTCCAATCCTTGCAACATGAAAGAAGAGCAAAAGTTAACGCCTCTAAATAGGAGCCAACTGCACTGGAGATGCGCTTCTATAATGCAACATGAAAGAAGAGCAAAAGTTAATCCCTCTAAATAGGAGCCAATTGCACTGGAGATGCGCTTTAATAATGCAACatgaaagaaaagcaaaagttaATGCCTCTAAACAGGAGAATAGACAACAATACACCAAGCAttaatctcactaggtgggTTCACTACATGAATTCATTTCCTGCTCGCTTGATCTATGACCATATATTCTGTAGGCCTCAACCATTTCACCCCAGAGTAGCTAATTGCAATCCAGGAACGTGAGtttaatcaaaattcaaatgaGACAAACAACCCTTAAATCCATAAAGGACACAGATGGTATTGCTTCAGCAAAGATCAATACCTAATACAAAAGTAAGCAAGAAAACTGAATTAAGGTGTCACACCACTTTACTTATACAACTCCCTACAAACATGTGTTTCGGCATTCAGGCCATTAGTTGATAATAAGCCGATTAAACTTGATCAACTCATCACGCCTACCAGGAATTGCCAAAGTAATAGCAATAAACACTAATAACATCTATAAGGCACCGATCCAGAAGCACAGTGATCCCAACAGTCGATAAAGGCATCAAACAACAAACTGATCGGAGAATTGGCCACTACCACACAATACCAGATAGATCGAACCAGAGGTAGAGCAATTAGTGATCAGGCACACGTATATGCAAGATgcgaagaggaagagagagagagagattaccgCGAAGAGATCGACGAGGATGTGTTCGGGAATGGGGGAGAGATCGGAAATGCTCGATAGGTTAAGGAGGGCAGAGTCAATTGCGAGAGAAAGAAGGGAAGGCGGGGGATTTGTCATTCACTCGTTTCATTCTCTCTCCAAGCGGCGCACTTTAGCCGGCACAcgcacacactctctctctgtAGAATAATCGTTGCCGATTATCTCTCCGACTTCGCCACGACGTTGAAGCCCAAGAACATTCCTCGAGGTCAAAACAAATGCTCCGGCTCTGTGATTTCTCCGTCCCAATTTTCTGGGGTTAATTATTGCACAGGAACCCTCCGGCTATTGAATATTATCTACTAGCCCTTTGACCCAACACTTTTGGTATTTTGCCCccttcttttttataaaaatacctCTTTCGCCCGGTGAAAATACGTGGAGGAGGTGTACATAATttggttattttatattttgaggttttatataaaattgttgattaatcaaatataaaatgtcaCCCCTATTCTATCATCTAgcttttaaaattatatcaattttataatttttttaattatttatttattatatccatcaataattatcatttattttttttcaaacttttagttctgattttttatttgcacttctaattttatcaataaatttaattttttgaattttttttatctaaccctacataattttttgatagatatataatttttaaatttttaaaatattttaaataatttactgtggtcaatatttttatttttttaattttttatttacatccataattttattaattaatttgaaaacatccacgcatttttaatatttgaatttactctatttttaattataaatacaaataaacacAATTTTGtaccttgtatttttttttacaaaaataatacaacaatagcagcaacaac
This genomic stretch from Diospyros lotus cultivar Yz01 chromosome 1, ASM1463336v1, whole genome shotgun sequence harbors:
- the LOC127802754 gene encoding probable UDP-arabinopyranose mutase 5 isoform X2; translated protein: MTNPPPSLLSLAIDSALLNLSSISDLSPIPEHILVDLFARTLRAGKLTEKILKLFIATNKEEILSLVEALNIQHVITPVLPTISIDDNEVDIVIGAVNSDLTPFMEKWRPVFSRFHLIIVKDPDLNEELKVSGGFDLDVYTVADMKQVVGSLYDTNLFSGYSCRYFGYIMSRKKYIISIDDDCIPARDNKGDLVDAVDQHLTNLATPATPFFFNTLYDPFCKGVDFVRGYPFSLRSGVKCAMSCGSVLNLPDYDAPTQALKPSQRNTRYVDAVLTVPARTMMPINGINIGFDRELLGPALLPALRLAGEGKFRWETMEDIWCGMCVKVVCDHIGFGVKTGLPYVWRNERGNVVESLKKEWEGVKLMEDVVPFFQSVMLSKEAVSAEDCVAEIAAAVKKQLGPLNPVYSRAADAMMAWIKLWKKAGVGSLSPVA
- the LOC127802754 gene encoding probable UDP-arabinopyranose mutase 5 isoform X1, with the translated sequence MSPVSIDDNEVDIVIGAVNSDLTPFMEKWRPVFSRFHLIIVKDPDLNEELKVSGGFDLDVYTVADMKQVVGSLYDTNLFSGYSCRYFGYIMSRKKYIISIDDDCIPARDNKGDLVDAVDQHLTNLATPATPFFFNTLYDPFCKGVDFVRGYPFSLRSGVKCAMSCGSVLNLPDYDAPTQALKPSQRNTRYVDAVLTVPARTMMPINGINIGFDRELLGPALLPALRLAGEGKFRWETMEDIWCGMCVKVVCDHIGFGVKTGLPYVWRNERGNVVESLKKEWEGVKLMEDVVPFFQSVMLSKEAVSAEDCVAEIAAAVKKQLGPLNPVYSRAADAMMAWIKLWKKAGVGSLSPVA